The DNA segment ACCTTCTGTTCATCCGCTGCGTGTCACGCCGCTGAGCGCCAGCTGCGCATCGATCGTGGCAATCAGCCGGTCGAGCGCTGCCTGGTCACGCGCCTCGGCGCGGGCGGTGAGCATGGATTGCGTGTTGGACGCGCGCAGCAGCCACCAGCCATCTGCCGTCGTGACGCGGGCGCCATCGGTGCGATCGACCCTCGCGCCATCCGCGGCGAGCCGCGCCAGCACTTCCTGCACCACCTCTTCGCGCCGCGCCTCCTCCACCGGAAAGCGCAGCTCGGGCGTGGCCACCACATCGGGAAAGGCATCGCGCATCGCAGCCAGCGTCTTGCCGCCGCCACCGATGGCGCGGATCAGCTGTATCGCGGCATAGAGCGCGTCGTCGTGGCCGCCCAATTCGCCGAAGAAGATATGCCCGCTCATCTCGCCGGCGATCGGGGCGCCGACCTCGTGCATCATGGTCTTGATGTTGCTGTGCCCGCTCTTCCACATCACTGGCCGGCCGCCGAGCTCCGCGATCCGATCGAAAAGCGTGGCGCTCGCCTTCACGTCAGCGACGATCGCCGCGCCCGGCTGGCGGCGCAGCACCGGCTCCGCCAGGATCGCAAGCAATTGATCCCCCGCGATCACCCGCCCTTCCCCGTCCACCGCGCCGATGCGATCGCCATCGCCATCGAAAGCTACACCGAAATCAAGCTTTTCGCGGGCGACGAGCGCCTTCAAATCGGCAAGGTTCGCCTCTTCGGTAGGATCGGGATGATGGTTGGGAAAATTGCCGTCTACCTCGGTGAACAGCAGGTGATGCTCACCCGGCAGGAGCTGGACGAGGCGCTCGATCGCCGGACCGGCGGCACCATTGCCCGCGTCCCATCCAACGCGCAGCGGGTAGAGGCGATCCCCCGCGATCAGGCGCGCGACATAATCCGCGAGCATCTCGACATCGCTGACGCCCCCAGCCCCGCTCTCCACCTCGCCCTGCTCCGAGAGCGCCGCAAGCGCCATGATGTCTGATCCGAAGAACGGGCGATGGCCAAGCACCATCTTGAAGCCATTGTCGTCGCGCGGATTGTGGCTGCCCGTCACCTGAATGCCGCCGTCCACCTCCAGGTGGCGCTCCGCGTGGTAGAGCATCGGTGAGGGGCCGACACCGATGCGGATCACGTCCACCCCGGCGGCGCGCAGCCCTTCGACCAAGGCTGCTTCCAGCATAAGTGAGGAGAGCCGCCCGTCGCGCCCGACGACAACGCGGGTACCGCCGCTCCGGCGAACGATCGAGCCGAAGGCGCGGCCGATCGCCGTTGCATCCGGCGCGTTCAACGTCCGGCCGACGGTGCCGCGAATGTCATATTCACGCAGGATGGACGAGGGAAGCCGGTGCCGCATCCCTTCTGCTTACGCGGCCTGCGACACCCTCGTCACCCCCCGAGCATTCGCCCGCGCGGCGCGCGTCCCTACTCGTACCGCAGTGCCCGTATCGGATTGGCACGCGCGACCTTGAAGGCGTGGCCGGCGATCGTCACCACCGCGATCGTCAGCGCCAGAACTCCCGCCAGCAGGAACGGCAGGGGCGTCAACGCCATGCGCGTGTCAAAGCTGTTCAGCCAATCGCGCATCACC comes from the Sphingomonas sp. OV641 genome and includes:
- the pgmG gene encoding phosphoglucomutase/phosphomannomutase PgmG, giving the protein MRHRLPSSILREYDIRGTVGRTLNAPDATAIGRAFGSIVRRSGGTRVVVGRDGRLSSLMLEAALVEGLRAAGVDVIRIGVGPSPMLYHAERHLEVDGGIQVTGSHNPRDDNGFKMVLGHRPFFGSDIMALAALSEQGEVESGAGGVSDVEMLADYVARLIAGDRLYPLRVGWDAGNGAAGPAIERLVQLLPGEHHLLFTEVDGNFPNHHPDPTEEANLADLKALVAREKLDFGVAFDGDGDRIGAVDGEGRVIAGDQLLAILAEPVLRRQPGAAIVADVKASATLFDRIAELGGRPVMWKSGHSNIKTMMHEVGAPIAGEMSGHIFFGELGGHDDALYAAIQLIRAIGGGGKTLAAMRDAFPDVVATPELRFPVEEARREEVVQEVLARLAADGARVDRTDGARVTTADGWWLLRASNTQSMLTARAEARDQAALDRLIATIDAQLALSGVTRSG